The following are from one region of the Oncorhynchus nerka isolate Pitt River linkage group LG8, Oner_Uvic_2.0, whole genome shotgun sequence genome:
- the LOC115121118 gene encoding 12-(S)-hydroxy-5,8,10,14-eicosatetraenoic acid receptor-like, with the protein MEEDLLNDNCTADNLPLYTFYASVMIVEFTLALPLNLSVLYLFIFKLDFWKLNSNNLFLFNLVLADLLLLGCLPVNAYNFLRGERQSVDGKICKAMLFMLFLNRGASIGFLAVISLDRYFNVVHPGNKDFVLKKSPHISVFIWLVLLPLTIPTMLKTGCCSSHGDVTDTLREVVFFTQILIPFFVLVYCTVRIVNRLKKKTVGDRTKLRRAVFLVTSVMLLFSFCFLPCTIARIVLLIVRAMDLENAENIAVQVYDGFIVFSHMDCLVDPIVYCLSSTKFKHLYLTTYCPCLLRNNAETVERTNPTRTNLNLKRNNNTL; encoded by the coding sequence ATGGAAGAGGATCTTCTGAACGATAACTGCACAGCAGATAATCTGCCCTTGTATACATTCTACGCCTCTGTGATGATTGTGGAGTtcaccctggctctgcctctTAACCTCTCAGTGCTTTACCTCTTCATCTTCAAGCTGGACTTCTGGAAGCTGAACTCCAACAACCTTTTCCTGTTCAATCTGGTGTTGGCTGACCTCCTTCTGCTAGGCTGTTTGCCAGTCAACGCCTACAATTTTCTTCGCGGAGAGCGACAGAGTGTGGACGGAAAGATCTGCAAAGCCATGCTCTTCATGCTGTTTCTGAACCGAGGCGCCAGTATCGGCTTCCTGGCTGTGATTTCACTCGATCGCTACTTCAACGTGGTTCATCCTGGGAACAAGGACTTTGTCCTCAAAAAGTCCCCTCATATATCTGTCTTCATCTGGCTAGTACTGCTCCCTTTGACGATCCCCACCATGCTGAAGACCGGCTGCTGTAGCAGTCATGGGGACGTCACTGACACTCTGAGAGAGGTTGTATTCTTCACCCAGATTCTCATCCCTTTCTTTGTGTTGGTGTACTGCACGGTCCGCATTGTCAACAGACTCAAAAAGAAGACAGTAGGTGACAGGACCAAGCTGCGTCGAGCAGTGTTTCTGGTCACCTCTGTCATGCTGCTCTTTTCTTTCTGTTTCCTGCCTTGTACCATCGCTAGAATTGTTCTGTTGATTGTCAGAGCCATGGATTTAGAGAATGCTGAGAATATAGCTGTTCAGGTCTATGATGGTTTCATAGTTTTTTCCCACATGGACTGTCTAGTGGACCCAATTGTGTACTGTTTAAGCAGCACTAAGTTCAAACACCTCTACCTGACAACGTATTGCCCCTGTCTACTGAGAAACAATGCAGAAACGGTTGAAAGAACAAACCCGACACGAACCAACTTAAATCTAAAAcgtaacaacaacacactgtag